One stretch of Candidatus Nezhaarchaeales archaeon DNA includes these proteins:
- a CDS encoding F420-dependent methylenetetrahydromethanopterin dehydrogenase: MASGKPPVVKVGILKLGCVGTAPLLEYLLDERADREDIDVRVVSSGAKMDPDKAEEVARKLIEFKPHFAAVVSPNAALPGPTKAREILLEAGLPVIVISDAPAKKAIQSLEAKGFGYIVVEGDAMIGARREFLDPVEMACFNANIIKVLAITGAYNVIVEQLDKVIEDLKEGRKPELPKVVVDKEVALKAAGFNNPYAKAKAMAAYETARKVADLTVEGCFKVQEWERYVPLVAAAHEMMEVAAKLADEARELEKPADTLSRRPHARDGTLMSKLKLIEKPVKIKK; encoded by the coding sequence ATGGCGAGCGGAAAGCCGCCAGTAGTAAAGGTAGGCATTCTAAAGCTCGGCTGCGTTGGTACAGCGCCTCTTCTCGAGTACCTCCTTGATGAGAGGGCTGACCGAGAGGATATAGATGTTAGAGTGGTTTCGTCGGGCGCTAAGATGGATCCTGATAAGGCGGAGGAGGTAGCGCGGAAGCTCATCGAGTTTAAGCCGCATTTCGCCGCTGTTGTAAGCCCTAACGCTGCTCTACCAGGACCTACGAAGGCGCGTGAGATCCTTTTAGAGGCCGGCTTACCGGTTATAGTGATCTCCGACGCGCCAGCTAAGAAGGCTATTCAAAGCTTAGAGGCTAAGGGCTTTGGCTACATCGTAGTTGAGGGCGACGCAATGATAGGGGCTAGAAGGGAGTTCTTAGACCCCGTCGAAATGGCCTGCTTTAACGCTAACATAATAAAGGTGTTAGCGATAACAGGTGCTTACAACGTTATAGTTGAACAACTTGATAAGGTTATCGAGGACTTAAAGGAGGGAAGGAAGCCGGAGCTACCGAAGGTCGTAGTTGATAAGGAGGTAGCTTTAAAGGCGGCTGGCTTTAATAACCCGTACGCTAAAGCTAAGGCCATGGCCGCCTACGAAACAGCTAGGAAGGTAGCAGATCTAACCGTTGAGGGGTGCTTCAAGGTTCAAGAGTGGGAGAGGTACGTACCACTAGTAGCTGCGGCGCATGAGATGATGGAAGTAGCAGCTAAACTGGCTGATGAGGCAAGGGAGCTTGAAAAACCAGCCGATACTTTATCGCGTAGGCCTCATGCTCGCGACGGCACGTTAATGTCGAAGCTAAAACTCATCGAGAAGCCGGTTAAGATTAAAAAGTAG